From a single Pseudophryne corroboree isolate aPseCor3 chromosome 6, aPseCor3.hap2, whole genome shotgun sequence genomic region:
- the LOC134934165 gene encoding extracellular calcium-sensing receptor-like encodes MFQQYQAMRFALEEINGRLDLLPNTTLGFIAFDSCAALRKELDGTLWMMTGQPQPIPNYRCQEKPPLAAVLGHTMSSSSILMAHVLGLYRHPQISHFSTSSLLSDRRQFPSFFRTVPSDAFQSRGLAKLMLQFEWTWVGLVAIGNDYGQQGIQDIKKEILKARACVAFTEFIVADGVNRNIPYITKVIKESTSKVVLVFASDLFFVLLLDEMLKQNVTGKIFVASEAWSTSNLLRVDKYSTILSGSIGFAFYSSTIPGFGEYARLIHPHYLNHSEKSLNEIFWEKNFCCQFPNPMVNLTKLCTGFEDLSTINNVYTDVSSLRDSFTIYTSVQVIGKSLHDMTTCSEGRGPFHNGSCANLQSFQPWQVVIIRKQSYFCKVSCGTD; translated from the exons ATGTTTCAGCAGTACCAGGCCATGAGGTTTGCCCTAGAAGAGATTAATGGACGGTTGGACCTTCTCCCTAACACTACATTGGGGTTTATTGCCTTTGACTCTTGTGCTGCTCTGAGGAAAGAACTGGATGGAACCTTGTGGATGATGACGGGTCAGCCCCAGCCAATACCCAATTATCGTTGCCAGGAGAAGCCGCCTTTGGCCGCTGTACTGGGACACACAATGTCGTCATCCTCGATTCTCATGGCTCACGTGCTGGGATTGTACAGACATCCACAG ATCAGTCATTTCTCTACGAGCTCCTTGTTGAGTGACCGCAGACAGTTCCCCTCCTTCTTCAGGACTGTTCCCAGTGATGCTTTTCAGTCACGGGGCTTGGCCAAATTGATGCTGCAATTTGAATGGACATGGGTGGGGTTGGTTGCAATTGGAAATGACTATGGACAGCAGGGTATTCAAGACATCAAGAAGGAGATTCTCAAGGCTAGAGCTTGTGTGGCCTTCACAGAGTTCATTGTGGCTGATGGTGTGAATCGAAATATCCCATACATCACTAAAGTCATAAAGGAGTCAACGTCAAAGGTTGTGCTTGTTTTCGCTAGTGACCTGTTCTTTGTGCTACTGTTGGATGAGATGTTGAAGCAAAATGTTACTGGGAAGATCTTTGTGGCCAGTGAAGCTTGGTCTACTTCAAATTTGTTAAGAGTGGATAAATACTCTACTATACTATCGGGCTCTATTGGCTTTGCCTTCTACAGCTCAACCATCCCAGGGTTTGGAGAATACGCAAGGCTCATCCATCCTCATTACCTTAATCATTCAGAGAAATCCTTAAATGAGATATTTTGGGAGAAAAACTTTTGTTGTCAATTTCCCAATCCAATGGTTAATTTAACCAAGTTGTGTACCGGATTTGAAGACCTCTCTACCATTAATAATGTCTACACCGACGTTTCCAGTTTAAGGGATTCCTTTACTATCTACACTTCTGTACAAGTCATTGGCAAATCGCTTCATGACATGACCACCTGTTCGGAAGGAAGAGGACCTTTCCACAATGGAAGTTGTGCTAACTTACAGAGCTTCCAACCTTGGCAGGTGGTAATCATAAGAAAGCAAAGTTACTTCTGTAAAGTCAGTTGTGGAACTGATTAA
- the LOC134934783 gene encoding vomeronasal type-2 receptor 26-like, with amino-acid sequence MKTVKVGSYDTAATDGNIFTINLSVIRWPPGTGQVPASVCSGSCSPGFRRVIRRGEPTCCFQCILCPYGEISNKTDSDDCYKCPWNLWPNIQKTKCISKTIEFLSFEGSLGTSLTSTGIISSIITVFILCIFVHYRSTPIVKANNYTLSCHLLLSISLCFLCSLNLIGYPKKEKCLLRQTVFGMVFAICISVILAKTTMVVFAFMAIKPNSRLRRWTSPKVSYMIIFLCSLVQFFICVLWLTRSPPFPEYNSVTEPGVIIAQCNEGCPFAFWCMLGYLGLLSLISFIVAFFSRSLPSSFNEAKFITFSMLAFLSVWLSFIPATLSARGQYVIAMEVFAILSSSWALVICMFLPKCFIILFQPNMNFRENLMGKSREGIR; translated from the exons ATGAAGACAGTCAAAGTGGGAAGCTATGATACAGCCGCCACTGATGGGAACATCTTCACCATTAATTTAAGTGTCATCAGGTGGCCCCCGGGAACAGGACAG GTCCCAGCATCCGTCTGCAGTGGCAGTTGTTCTCCAGGTTTCAGAAGGGTCATCAGACGAGGAGAACCCACGTGTTGCTTCCAGTGCATCCTGTGTCCATACGGTGAAATCTCCAATAAAACAG ACTCAGATGATTGCTACAAATGTCCATGGAATCTGTGGCCCAATATTCAGAAGACCAAATGCATTTCAAAGACAATTGAGTTCCTTTCATTTGAAGGATCATTAGGCACTTCCTTGACATCTACTGGCATCATCTCTTCCATAATCACAGTCTTCATTTTGTGCATTTTTGTCCACTACAGGAGTACTCCAATTGTTAAAGCTAACAACTACACTTTGAGTTGCCATCTTCTGCTGTCTATATCCCTCTGCTTTTTGTGTTCTTTAAATTTAATCGGTTACCCCAAGAAAGAGAAGTGTCTTCTGAGACAAACAGTATTTGGAATGGTCTTTGCCATTTGCATCTCAGTAATCTTGGCCAAAACCACTATGGTTGTATTTGCATTTATGGCTATCAAGCCTAACAGTAGACTCAGGAGATGGACAAGTCCTAAGGTGTCCTACATGATAATCTTCCTATGCTCACTTGTACAGTTTTTTATTTGTGTTCTTTGGCTTACTCGTTCCCCTCCGTTTCCAGAATACAACTCTGTAACTGAGCCTGGAGTCATCATCGCTCAATGTAATGAGGGTTGCCCTTTTGCCTTCTGGTGCATGTTGGGATACCTCGGTTTGCTCTCATTGATCAGTTTCATTGTTGCCTTCTTCTCAAGGAGTCTTCCTAGCAGCTTCAATGAGGCCAAGTTCATCACGTTTAGCATGCTGGCCTTCCTCAGCGTCTGGCTGTCCTTTATCCCGGCCACTTTGAGTGCTCGTGGCCAATATGTTATTGCCATGGAAGTCTTTGCCATCTTATCTTCAAGTTGGGCCCTTGTGATCTGCATGTTTCTCCCTAAATGTTTCATAATATTATTCCAACCCAACATGAACTTCAGAGAGAATCTAATGGGCAAAAGTAGAGAAGGAATTAGATGA